The Heterodontus francisci isolate sHetFra1 chromosome 4, sHetFra1.hap1, whole genome shotgun sequence DNA window aagccagggaactacagaccagtgagtctcatgtcagtgatagggaaactattggagaaaattctgaaggagagaatctatctccacttggagaggcaaaatttgattaggaatagtcagagggaggtcatgcctaacaaatttgattgaattttttgagcgtgTGACCAGGtgtgtgcagttgatgtagtttacatggatttcagcaaagcctttgacaaggtcccacatgggagacttatcaagaaagcaaatgcacatgggatacagggtagcttgataaggtggattcaaaattggcttagctgtaggagacagagagtgatgacagacggctgttttagtgactggaagtcagtgtccagtggcgtaccacaggtatctgtgctgggtcccctattgtttgtcatttatataaacgacatagatgactatgtggggggtaggatcagtaagttggcggatgacacaaagattggccgagtggttaacagtgaggtggagtgtctttggttacaggaagatatagacgggatggtcaaatgggctgaaaaatggcagatggaatttaacgctgaaaagtgtgaggtgatacactttggaaggagtaatgtgacacggaagtattcaatgaatggcctgacactgggaagttccgaggaacaaagggaccttggcgtgtttgtccatagatctctgaaggcagaagggcaggttaatagggtggtgaaaaaggcatataggacacttgcctttatcaatcgaagcatagattacaaaagcagggaggtcatgttggagttgtacagaactttggtaaggccacagctggagtactgtgtgcaattctggtcgccacattataggaaggatgtgattgcattggagggggtgcagaggcgattcaccaggatgttgcctgggatggaacatttaagctatgaagagaggttggataggcttgggttgttttcgctggagcagagaagactgaggggtgacctgatcgaggtgtacagattatgaggggcatggacatggtggatagggagcagctgttccccttagttgaagggtcagttacgaggggtcacaagtttaaggtgaggggcaggaggtttaagggggatttgaggaagaacttttttacccagagggtggtgacggtctggaatgccctgcctgggagggtggtagaggcaggttacctcacatcctttaaaaagaacctggatgagcacttggcacgtcataacattcaaggctatgggccaagtgctggcaaatgggattaggtagacaggtcaggtgtctttaatgcattggtgcagactcgatgggccgaagggcctcttctgcactgtattattctgtgattctgtgaaccttTGAAGCCACTGGTAGTGCAGTGTGGATGGTGACTTTCCCAGCAATAGAACCAAATAGCACATCTTAGACACAACTTCCCCATTGAACATTGGCTTTGTGAAGTGCTTCTCTGTCATTCCCACACAGCAGACTTTGTTTGGATATATCTGTTGCCTTGAGTATATCTGTACATGTGTGACGTCTATGCTCCTAGGTCGTTGTCGCCTACTGCTGTACTGAGAAATATTCGTTACTGACTGCTGCAACTACCAGAAGACATTGTTCTAATCACTTCCTAGGGTGTTACTGCAAACTCTCACACTTTATTCTGCTGTCTAATGATCAGTAGTCATCAGAGCAGACTTCAGCATGGAGGAATAATCTATTAAAGCTTTTTATTAATATTGCACTATGGTTTGTGAACGTATATTTATTTTGCagggaggaaaggggaaaaatTGGCGAGAAGGAATTAAATCAGCAGAAGGAAATATGGCCCTGTAGTGGTGTATCATCTGCAACCACTAGATGGACCATTGACACACAAAATTATGTTCGTAACTCCACTCCCAATGCAGAGTGGATTATCAAAAAGTCTGTTGCAAGTATTTTTACAGCTATATTTTTCTGGTTCAACAACAAACGCAGCAACGAAGTCAATACTGCATTGCTTTCATTTCATTCAATGAAGTTTTAAGTACAAAATATAGCTAACAATTGACTAGAAGTCCTTTTTGTAGTTTTTAAACCGTATATTTGTTAAGTATAGAAGGTGCAGTGTTGTTTAATAAACTTCTGATTAAGTAAAAGCGCAGCGCGAAAGAATTTGAGAACTGCTGCTAAGCTTTTTTTTGTTTTATACAGGATGGAATACCTTGCAGTTAATTTGCGTTCGAATATGATGGGCTAAATAATAAAATGAGCTATGTATCCTTATCCTATCATGTCAGTATCCCCATCCAACCTCCAACATCCCCCCCCAAACACCCATACATACACAGGCACACAAAACCCACTAAGGTGGCAGCTGTAGCAAGGAAGAAAGGGTTCATCTGACCGGGTTCTTAATGTTGCCACACGCCAGAAACTCCTCAAATTCCTATTGTGTTATAGATATGGTAAGGAGCAGCGTGTGCCGTGGTGGCTGTCTGAGACAAAAGAAAAGTTTACTCTTAAACACCAGTTTCTTTTGTTATCTGCTGCAATAACGGCAAATAATACAATATCGATGAAGATCAGGTTGGCGAATTAAGTGAAATAATGACCTGCCATATTCATTCAAATTCAGAAACAATAAAAAGTTTTATTGAACAATATTTGAGGTTTAGAATCTGCAGTCGCACATTTAAAAGATGCGGTAATGCAATCTTTCACCCCCACTTCTGCTCGCTTTCTTGCTTCTCAGCctaatactttaaaaaaaaatgaacagctTTTACCAAGCACCTTTCTTGCCCGGCAACAATAACAAAAAGAGTTCAGACGCTGAGCCGGGAGCCCCGCCCCACGTGGGGAACCGGGCCTGCATAATTAATGAGGCTCTCTCTCCACCAATCAGAGGGGATGGAGCCGAGCTGCCGGCTGGTGCGCTATAAAAGGAGCCGCGCCGAGCAGCCAGTCAGAGCGAGTGGTAGCAGCAGTGCTATTAGGGAGAAGGTTGTTTTGCAGCTATTTCTATCTTTAACTGTGCCTGTTTCCTATCGCCTGGGATAACTATGACCCTGGAGGAGTTCAACGGCATTGAGGAGAAGCAAGTGGAAAGCACCGAAAGGTAGGGATTGTGCCCGCCATATCTTTATATTTTTAAGGTTTTTATTTCCAGGGCTGCTCGGTGGTGTGCTGAGTGCATGTTGAGCTGAGCTGTGTGCTGTACTGTGatgttgtgtgtgtgggggggaggtttgcaggttctggctctctctctctctctctctgtgctgccgGCGAGCTCTGCTGTTTGGAACCCGCCGTCTCGAGTGATGGTGTCGGTTACTGCGCGAGAGCCGGGCCGTGGCGGACACGGGATCCGTTTAAAAAAAACCAGAGACCAAAACAAAACCCGACACTTGGGCTGGCAGCAAatgaacacttttttttttaaaaaaacaaactctGCTCCACTTCAGCAACAGGTGAGCCCGGCTGGAGGGTGAGCATGGGGCTGCTGTGCTGCGGCCAGTTAATCGCCTTTCACTGAGCTCTGTGGTCCTTGATGGAAAGGATTTGTTGAGTGACTTGATTTGTGTTTTTTATTTTAGGATGCAAGCTGCTGGCAAAGCCCTGGAGGAGCTGCTGAGCTCCGCGCAACGGCAGCACTGTTTGACCGTTGGAGTCTACGAGTCTGCAAAAGTCATGAATGTGTAAGTTTCACAGACTATTCTTTCAAATGCACCGCACCAAGATCCGTGTTCCCATCAGTTATTAATAGATTCCTCTGCCTTGTGATTGAGCTGCTGGCTGACTGTTTGCTGTCTTTTTTTTTGCAGTGATCCGGACAGTGTTGTCCTCTGCCTCCTGGCCACTGACGAGGAGGATGAAGGTGACATTGCTCTGCAAATCCACTTTACTTTAATTCAAGCATTTTGCTGCGACAATGACATTAACATCGTGAGAGTGAATGATATCCAGAGACTGGCTGAGATCGTTGGTAGTGCGGCTGACAACGAGGAGCCCAGGGATATGCATTGCATCCTAGTCACGGTGAGGGCTTTAGGTAACTAGCTGTAATAACTGCCGTTTTTAACGTTGGAAACTTTTAACTCGACAATAGAATCAGATTTATTTAAACTAGAAGTACAGTGTGTTACTTGGCAATATGAGCATGTAACTGACATTGCATTTTTTTAATCACCTAGAACCCAAGCCAAGACTCTTGGAAAGATCCAGCTTTAGAAAAACTTGGTGTCTTCTGTGAAGAGAGCCGCTGCACCAATCAATGGGTCCCCAACATTTCCTTTCCTGAACGTTGAAATTGTTGCATGGACTTTGTGTTGCTGGAAGTATTGTATTTTGAAGTCACCTTGTCTAAGGAAGTGTTGGCTTCATTGATCTGTGGATTAGACTGTACTTTGGTCAAGTCACATGGGCATGTGACCAGTACATTATGATGGTGAATTGGAGACTGAAGACTGATGGCCAGGACTGATGACTGCAACAAGTTGGCTAAATGGACTGTTGCACAACAGCTTGGTGAGGTGAGAAGTATACTGTGCAATTCGGCACATGCTGCAGAGCCCTGTCCTGTAACTGGAGGAGATTAACTGATTGGGTTAAGACCAGCATGGAAGCTGTTGGACTCTTATCTGATTCTTCTGACTTAACTGTTCCATAACTAAATGCAGTTTTAACTGACTGTCAAAATGGTGTTCAAACATCTTTACAGCTGAGCTCAGATTTTTACAagccatgtattttttttttttagaaaatggATACTTGGTTCATATTTGATGTAAAGTAGAATTAAATGCTGAAATAAAGCCTGAAATGAGTTGTCTTTGATTTGTGCTTGACAATAGAAACCTAACCTGTGTACAAGAAAGATAACAAACTTAATGACTAATAACTTCATCTGTTCAATATCAACAGCTGTCAATGAAATGTCCACCCACTTAACAATTTCTGGGACAGCTATCTTAAGAATGTAGGTTGTAACAGTTTGTGTAACTAAGTAGGGCAAGGGGAAATCCTACCTTGGAAACTTTCAAGTAGTAATCTTGTACTCTGAACTTTTTCTACTGCTTATATTTAAAATAAGTTGGATCATGTTTGGGAAATGCTAGTACAATATTTCACTGCACTTTACTTGAATACCTCCTCCAATTTTCACCAGCTGAAGATCAAAAAAAAATGCCATGTGATCTTAAAGGCAGGGATTCATTTCACTTTATAAAGTTGTGATAGTGATATGAAAACAGTCACTACTACATCCTGATCCACCTGGGAGGGATATATCAATTAGCCTTGAAGGTAGTTTGAATGACCATTTATGTAGACATTTAAAGTTGATGTCAATGTTTTTTATAACTTAATTCTTACAGGTTTTTATACTTACAAGGTACAGTAATATATTTAGGACACCATTACCAACCTCCTTCACTAGTTGAATACTTGAATGCATGTTGGCAAAGCCAAGGCTTAGAGATGCAGTGTTTATTTACCCAGCAAATCAATCTTTCTGCTTGTCCAGTCAGAGCCTTTCTATTCATAGATACAATGGCTATTAGTGTTTGGAGCTGTGTAGGCAGAATCCCCACTGACTGACTGACTAGTTTATTTCTTTAAGTTCCAATGCACTACGATCGAGTAAGttagaaactgtgccctgtactacTGTGAACCTAGCTGGTTGAGGTGTCTGCTTACTTTGTTTCAAATTACGTGGGGCCTGCATGGTAGAAGCTCAAATGCTACCTTGGATTGCTGCTGTTATAACAGCTATACTGGGGTTATTTCTCTAGTGCCCATGTGTGCTTTTAAGTATAGTTATATTTCTGGTTCCTGTTATGAGGTGTTACTTTCAGATACTCACCTTTTTCATTGCTAGAAGTACAACctatattataggaaggatgtgattgcattggagggggtgcagaggcaattcaccagggtgttgcctgggatggaacatttaagctatgaagaggctggataggcttgggttgttttcactggagcagagaagactgaggggtgacctgatcgaggtgtacaagattatgaggggcatagatagggagcagctgttcaccttagttgaagggtcagttactagggaacacaagtttaaagtgaggggtgggaggtttaagggggacttgaggaaaaacttttttacccagagggtggacggtctggaatgccctgcctgggagggtggtagatgtagGTTGcctcatcctttaaaaagtacctggatgagcacttggcacataacattaaaggctatgggccaagtgctggcaaatgggattaggtagacaggtcaggtgttttaatgcattggtgcagactcgaaagGCCTCTTCTGTACAATTCTGtgatcattgagttatacagcacagaaacaggcccttcagcccactgcgtcgCTTTGGACAACTGAACACTTGAGCCTTTGTCACCATGAGTGTTATGGTGAGTAACACAACTCACCAGGAAACATGATTGCATAGCCACCATTCTCCTGATTATAGTATAGACACGTACCATACCTTGTTGCAAGGTGGTTCCGTCATTGGAGATATGGAGCTTCAACACTACCTTGTCTCTTTCCCTTAGCCCTGAATAGGTCAGCTTCTAATCTGAAAGCTTGCCAGGCTTCCATCTCTGTAGCATCGCTCATCTCAGCCCCTGCTTTAGCTCATCTGCTGAAAtcttcattcatacctttgttcCTCTAAGTGTGATTATTCTAATGCTCTTCTGGCCAGATTCCCACCTTGCAGCCttggtaaacttgagctcatccaaaactctgctgcctgtatcctaactcgcatcaactcctgttcatctatcacccctgtgttcactgacctacattggctcacatCTGGCAATGCTTGATAATCtcatgttttcaaatacctccatgatctcacccctccctatctctcttacTTCCTTGAGCTCTACATTCTTCCGAGATCTGTGTTTCCTCTAATTTTGGTACCTCACACATCCTTGATTTTCTTCCCTCCGCCATTAACGGCTgtgcctttagtttagtttagagatacagcactgaaacaggcccttcggcccaccaaatctgtgccgaccatcaaccacccatttatactaatcctacactcattccatattcctaccacatccccatctgtccttatatatttccctaccacctacctatactcggggcaatttataatggccaatttacctatcaacctgcaagtctttggcatgtgggaggaaaccggagcacccggataaaacccatgcagacacagggagaacttgcaaactccacacaggcagtacccagaattgaacccgtgtcgctgtcTCAACtctactctcactctcactctctttaaaacctacctcttagatgAAACTGTTGGTCATTTGTCCGAACATTGCCTTATGTGGCATGATGTCACTTTTTATTTGATAatggctcctgtgaagcattttgggacattttactacattaaagacactacaaATTGTACTTGCTGGTGAAGGACATCCTCCTGCTGTGCTGTTCCTCAAAAATATCCAAGGAAGTAATTCTTGGCCAATCGACCCTGTGGGCTGGGTAAGGCATTTATGAACAGTCCCCCGCACTTGCAATCATCTAACAGCTGCTGCTTGTCCTGGTCCTTACGGCTTCTAATGCTGCTCCTCTTCCTCTGACTTTTTATCCATCCGAAGGAATGAAGCATAAACAGCAGAACATTTAATGTACGGAGGTaagacagcacaaaatcagaagcaAACTGCAAGCTCAGAGTTGGCTTGGAATGCATAACCCACAATGGCACACAGATCCTAATAACCTAAGTGCCTGCAGATGAGTGCCCATTTAAATCAAGCTTGCAGTTCACGTCAGTCACTTTGTGAAACTAATCCCAATCAAATTTACTGAGCCGGTTTGCCCTCGGAAGGACTTTCAACCTGCTTAGTAAAAATTGCATCAGGATGCACTTTATGTCTTTGTACCAAATTTAGATTTATTCATGAGGCATCAATGGTGAGTTTGGGACCCGAGTCAGCTCCACAGTAAAAATGACAGTCgatgagcacccagcagaaacaaggCAGTAAGTTGATTTTCCCGATTTTAACATAGCCACCCCATTCCCACAGGGTGAGTTGGGTTAAAATTGGGTTGGCCTATGGTTCACTTTACAATGCATATTACAACAGGGTCACTATTTCGTGTTTCAGAGGGGAAATTAAGAGGTAGATGATATCAATCTCAACTTTGAACAGGTGAGAAGAAAAGCATAGTTTATGGACTTATGATCTGCTGTCTTTGGAGCAGTTTCATACCACCATTTCTGGTACAATTGCTTCCACCAATA harbors:
- the LOC137368712 gene encoding growth arrest and DNA damage-inducible protein GADD45 gamma-like isoform X1 — protein: MTLEEFNGIEEKQVESTERMQAAGKALEELLSSAQRQHCLTVGVYESAKVMNVDPDSVVLCLLATDEEDEGDIALQIHFTLIQAFCCDNDINIVRVNDIQRLAEIVGSAADNEEPRDMHCILVTNPSQDSWKDPALEKLGVFCEESRCTNQWVPNISFPER
- the LOC137368712 gene encoding growth arrest and DNA damage-inducible protein GADD45 gamma-like isoform X2 codes for the protein MTLEEFNGIEEKQVESTERMQAAGKALEELLSSAQRQHCLTVGVYESAKVMNVDPDSVVLCLLATDEEDEGDIALQIHFTLIQAFCCDNDINIVRVNDIQRLAEIVGSAADNEEPRDMHCILVTVRALEPKPRLLERSSFRKTWCLL